CCAGCAGCATGACGTCCGGTTCGAGTTCTTCGAGTGCACGCAGGGCATCCGCTCCGGTCGGTGCGACGCCGACGACCTCGAAGTGCGGATGCCGTTCCACGAAGCCCCGAGTGACGTGCGCCACGGCGAAGTCGTCTTCGACGATGAGGGTGCGCAACCGGCTCATGCCCGTGCCGCCACGAGTGCGGAGGCGGGCATCCGCACGGTGAAGCGCGCACCACCGCTGTCGGCGGGTGCGAGGTCGATGGAACCGCCGAGACGCTCGACGACACGTGCCACCAGCGTCAGCCCGTACCCGCGCTGTCGGTCATCGCTCTTGGTCGAGTAACCGAGGCGGAAGACGTCGCCGCGCCGTTCCATCGGCACGCCCGGCCCGTCGTCCTCGACGCAGATGCGGATGCCGCCGTCCTCGGTCTGCGCGATCGAGATGATGACGTGACCGCCGCGTCCAGCGGCATCCAGAGCGTTGTCCAGAAGGTTGCCGACCACCGTGCCCAGATCGCCGTCGCCGGGCCGGGCGGGGAGGTGGCTGTCGTCCGAGATCGTGAGCGCCACCCCCAGCTCGCGCGCCCGTGCGCGCTTGGCCAGCAGGATCGCCGCCAGCTCGATGTCCTGCACGCCGTCCGGGGCATCCAGGCGGCTCAGCGCGCCGCCGTCGCCGGCTCGATCGACCACACGGCGGGCGGCTTCGAACTCACCCAGCTCGATCAGTCCGCCGATCGTGTGCAGCGTGTTCGAGAATTCGTGCTGCTGGGCGCGCAGGCCCTCCGCGAGGCCCTGGGCACCGGCGAGCTCCCGCAGCGCGCGATCGAGCTCTGTACGGTCCATCAGGGTCACCACGGTGCCGACGCGTCTGTCCTGCACGCGCACGGGTGCGGCTCTAGCGACCAGCACGCGCTCTCCGGAGAGCACGAGGCGCTGCGGGGCGGCGTCGTCTTCGGCCTCGGTCTCGGCGATGAGGGCGGCGAGGCCGTCCAGCAGCTCCGACGCCGGGCGGCCGACGGCCTCTGCGGGGCCTGAGAGCCCGAGCAGCCGGGCCGCAGCGTCATTGCAGAGCGAGACCATCCCCTGCTCGTCGAGGGCGAGCATGCCCTCACGGATGCCGTGCAGCGTGGCCTCTCGCGTCTCCAGCAGCCCGCGGATGTCTTCGGGTTCGAGCCCGTAGATGCGACGGCGCACCATCCGGGCGACTCCGGTCGCCGCGATCACTCCGATCACCGTGGCAGCGCCGAGCGCGAGGAGGAATCCGGTGATGTCGCCGAGGAAATCCGCACGGATGTCTGATTCCAGAATTCCGACGGACACCTGACCGATCACGATCCTGTCGGCGCCGAACACCGGAACCTTCACGCGCCACGACTCGCCGAGTGTGCCGGTCTGGGTGCCGACGTACGTCTCGCCGGACAGTGCGACGCTCGGGTCGGTCGAGACCGGTTCTCCGATGCGATCCGGGTTCGGATGCGAATAGCGGATGCCCTGATCATCCGTCACCACGACGTACGCCACGTTCGACGAATCGCGGATC
This genomic interval from Microbacterium profundi contains the following:
- a CDS encoding ATP-binding protein, with the protein product MVKAMTLRTQLVLLQVVIVLAIVLTAGLAAMLMQERQIREASQERMVAVAQSVAQLPTIVEAYRSPDPAAVIQPIAELIRDSSNVAYVVVTDDQGIRYSHPNPDRIGEPVSTDPSVALSGETYVGTQTGTLGESWRVKVPVFGADRIVIGQVSVGILESDIRADFLGDITGFLLALGAATVIGVIAATGVARMVRRRIYGLEPEDIRGLLETREATLHGIREGMLALDEQGMVSLCNDAAARLLGLSGPAEAVGRPASELLDGLAALIAETEAEDDAAPQRLVLSGERVLVARAAPVRVQDRRVGTVVTLMDRTELDRALRELAGAQGLAEGLRAQQHEFSNTLHTIGGLIELGEFEAARRVVDRAGDGGALSRLDAPDGVQDIELAAILLAKRARARELGVALTISDDSHLPARPGDGDLGTVVGNLLDNALDAAGRGGHVIISIAQTEDGGIRICVEDDGPGVPMERRGDVFRLGYSTKSDDRQRGYGLTLVARVVERLGGSIDLAPADSGGARFTVRMPASALVAARA